The DNA segment GCCCATGATTTTGTCTTTACGTGCCAGCATCGCCAACATTTCTTGTTCAGCATGGTCTGGGCTGGTGAATTTTTCAATCATGTCCATAGCTGCTTCGTTTGCACCGCCGTGCAGAGGGCCACGCAGTGAACCAATCGCAGCAGTCACACAAGAGTGCATATCGGACAAGGTTGATGCACAAACACGTGCAGTGAAGGTTGACGCGTTGAACTCATGCTCTGCGTACAGAATCAAGGATACGTTCATGGTCTGTGCATGCAGTGCATTTGGTTTTTCACCTTTCAGCAAATGCAGGAAGTGTGAACCAATGCTGTCGTCATCGGTTTCAGTTTCGATGCGCACACCGTCGTGCGAAAAACGATACCAGTAGGTGATGATCGATGGGAATGCTGCCAATAAACGGTCAGTGGCGTCTTGCTGCTCTGCAAAGCTCAGCTCAGTTTCGAGGTTGCCCAGCATCGATGCGCCAGTACGCATCACATCCATTGGATGCGCTTCTTTTGGAATGTTTTCCAAAACGGTTTTCAGTGCTTGTGGCAAACCGCGTAAGGTTTTCAGTTTGGCTTTATAGGCTGCCAGTTGTGCTGCGGTTGGAAGTTCACCAAAGAAAATCAGATAGGCAACTTCTTCAAACTCGCAATGTTCTGCAAGGTCACGAACATCATAGCCACGGTAGGTCAGACCTGCCCCTTCTTTCCCTACGGTTGAGAGTGCAGTTTTACCTGCAACTTGTCCACGTAGCCCCGCACCGGATAATACTTTTGCTTCTGCCATGTTGTTTATTCCTATCGATTGTTGATTTAAAGGATAACGTCTACATTCTATTTTTAAAGCGAATCCCCACTCACCTGCATTTCTTCAAGCAGGTCAGCGGGATTTTTAAACTTATTTCTCAGATTTAAACAATGCGTCGAGTTTATCTTCGTAGGAGTAGTAATCCAGGAACTTGTACAGGTCGACACGCTTTTGCATCAGGTCGAGTACGTTGACTTGAGTCCCTTCTTTACGTACGGCTTCAAATACGGCCAGTGCCGCTTTCTGCATTGCGCGCGTGCCAGACAGCGGGTAAAGCACCATCGCGATGTCTTGTTCGCGGAGTTGTTCAACCGTGTAGTACGGGGTATCGCCGAACTCGGTGATATTGGCAAGAACGGGAACTTTAACCGCGTCACAGACCTTTTTGTACATGGTGATGTCGGTCATCGCTTCTGCGAAGATCGCATCCGCACCCGCTTCAACGAATGCACAAGCACGGTCAATCACGCCTTGCAGACCTTCAGCTTGCAACGAATCAGTACGCGCCATGATGACGAAGTCAGAATCGGTTTTAGCATCAACTGCTGCTTTGACGCGGTCAACCATTTCACCTTTGGTGACGATTTCTTTATTTGGACGATGACCACAGCGTTTTTGCGCGACTTGGTCTTCAATATGCACAGCAGCGACCCCAGCGCGGATCATTTCTTTAACGGTACGGCCGATGTTGAATGCACCGCCCCAACCCGTATCGATGTCCACAAGGAGTGGTGTATCGACCACGCTAGTGATACGGCGTGCGTCAATCAACACATCTTCAAGTGAAGTAATGCCCAAATCAGGCAAGCCATAGGAGTAGTTCGCAACGCCCGCACCGGATAAATAAATCGCTTTGTAGCCCACTTGAGTGGCCATCATGGCGGCATAGGCATTGACCGTGCCCATGATTTGTAGTGGTTTTTCAGCCGCTAAGGCTTCCCGAAAACGTTTACCTGCACTGCTTGTAGACATCAAAAACACTCCTGACAATTGAATCCTAGCCTTATCTTGAGCACGCTAGGATGAGATGAGCATATAAAATTTTGCCGATATTGTAGCGGATTCTTTACACAAGTTGAGTAATTCACTCCATCACGCTAAAAAATTCTCAATATAGCGCCTTTATAACGCCCTCTAGAAACGCAAAAGCCCAATATGGAGAACCATATTGGGCTTTGATATTGCTGATAAATCATTAAGGCAATTTGACAATGCCATAACCTGCGCCACTACGCTGATAGTAGTGTTTATTGGCAAAATAATAGGTTTGGTGATGGGATTTCACAATCCGGTAGCGATGCGGTAAGGTCTTAATCCATCCTTTGGTCGATGGTGGGGTCACCGCGGCTTTAGGATGAGCTTGATGCCATTTTGCGTCATGGACGGATTCAGCACGATACTTGCTGCTGGGTTGCTGTGGAATCGCTTGTGCAACCTGTAACGACCCAGCCCATAGCCCAAGCACCACGAGTGTGCCCAGACCTGCTTTCAACGTGATTGGATTTGAAGTACTCACACCTTCCCCTTTTTCATAACACCATCAAGTATTTAATACTTGATGGATGACGTTTTATGACGATGTTTTGGCATGCTGATTCTTGAAAAAAGCATGGAGCTCATCTTGACTAATCTGACCGTTATGATCTGTATCAATTTCATTAAAGTGTTGTGCGATTTTTGGAGCATTTGCTTGAGCTTCGCTCAAGCTAATCTGACCATCGCCATTGGTATCAATTTTCTTGAACCAATCGCCACGATCACGCCATGGGCCGCGATCATCACCGCCATGATGATGCTCATGACCAAACAAACGACCCCATAAATGATGCCAAAAACCACCATGATGAGGCTTGAACGCCAGCCATTCTGCCAAGGTCAACTGGCCATCATGATTGGTATCCGCCTTTTTAAAGGCTTCGGTACGCATCTCGATGCGCTTGGCATCCCATTTTGCTTTCTGAGCCTCATGGTAAGCCTTCAGTTCATCCTGACTAATCAAGCCATTATGATCAGTATCGATCTCATTAAAGTGCTTGGCAATAAATGGGGCATTCGATTGCGCTTCAGCAAGACTAATCTGATTGTCATGATTAGCATCTACTTTTTGCAGCCATTCTGCAAGATGTTTAGCACCGCGATCCGCTTCTGGAGGTGGTGGTGGTTGATCCCCAGCATGTTCTGGGCGCTCATCGGGGCGACCTTGATCTGGACCTCCACGATGCCCCTCAAAACGATGCTCAGGACGTGGCGGTTTAAACGCTAACCACTCTTGCAAACTTACCGTACCATCTTTATTGGTATCAGCGAGATTAAAAAGTTCGGTACGACGCTGAGTGCGCTGTTGCTCACGTTCGGCTTTATGCTGTTCGTGCCACGCTTTACGCTGTTCAGAGGTCAATTCTGGTTTAGCAGCCGGAGCAACACTGGCTGATGCTGTGGCTACAGCGGCACTTGCCGCACTATCATCGGCCCAACTCGCCATGGACAATCCACCACAACCGATCACGACTGCCGCGATCAGAGAGTGCTTAAAACTCGGCTGTTTGCTGAGCTGTTTTTTTGACAATTGCTTCGAAATAAATGTACTCATTTGATGACTCCGATTTGTCGGTACGGCTAATTGCCGCTTTTTGTGGACAAGACCAAAGTAACGTTCAAATGTCGGTACAATTTGCAGGAAATGAGGAGAAAACAAGGAGCTATATGCCTTTGCGTGACTTATACACGCTTTAGGTACATCACCTATTTTCTCCGCTTTTTTTATCCTACAGCTCCAGTTTATAGCCCACGCCATAAATCGAACGGATCACATCTTCAGGGGCAACCACGGCCATTTTCTTTCTTAAGTTTTTGATATGACTATCAATAGTGCGATCCGTAATGATGCGCTGATCATCATAGACATGATTGATCAACTGATCGCGTTGAAACACGCGCCCCGGAGCATCGGCCAAGGTCTTCAGCAAACGAAACTCAGCCGGGGTAAGCTCTAACAATTGATCGTGATAACGCGCTTCAAAACGTGCCTCATCCAGCTGTAATTGCGGAAAATGAGTCAATCCAGTGGTTTTGATACCCTGATCGCCATGCGGAATACGACGTAAAATCGCCTTGACGCGCGCCATCACTTCACGCGGGCTAAATGGCTTGCAGATATAATCATCGGCACCAATCTCAAGCCCGATCAAGCGGTCGATCTCTTCAACCCGTGCTGTAATCATGATGATTGGTACTTGGCTGATCCGGCGCAAGTCCTTGCAGACATCTAGACCATCACGTCCGGGCAGCATCAAATCCAGCAAGACCAGATCGGGTTGATCTGCTTTGGCATGTTCGCTGTAAAATTTCGCAACGTCACGACCGTCAGAAATCCAATGCGTCGCATAATCATTGGCGGTTAGGTAGTCGATCAGTACTTGTGCCAGTTTCGGCTCGTCTTCAACCACGAGCACTAAGGCTTTCTTCTCAGTCATCACTCTTTCCTTCTAAAGCTGGGTTCTCGTTAGGCAGTACAATATCAATCCAAATGCCTCCGAGCGGTGAATGTTTGGCTTGGATCGTGCCCCCATGCGCCTCAACAATCGTCTGGCAAAGCGGTAAACCTAAACCTGCGCCGCCCGTAGCCCGATTACGCGAGCTTTCCACTCGATAAAGACGCTCAAACAGTTGTGGCAACTCTTCGTCAGACACCCCCGGAGCTGAGTCTTGCAAACTGATGTGGACACCATGATCGGTACGCCGCACGGTAAATTTGACTTGTCCATTGGGGTCGGTATAACGCAGTGTATTTTCAAATAAGTTCTTAAATAACTGGGTTAATCGACGCTCATCGCCATACAGAAGCACAGGCTGATCAGGCTGTAGCACATATAAGGTTAATTGCTTCTGCTTGAATCGCTCTTGAAAAAGCGAAATCACATGATGCAAGCACGCATTAATGTCCATCTCTTGCATTTGATAACGTAAACCGCCGACATCTGAAAGCGATAACTGATAAAGGTCATCAACGAGCTGACTTAAGGCTTGGGTCTCGGATAATAATGAGCTCATCGCGGCAACATCGGGCTTTCTTATTCCATCCTGAATGGCTTCCAGCTCGCCTTTGAGGATGGCCAGCGGCGTTCGCAGTTCATGAGAAATATCCGCTACAAAATCGCGGCGCATTTTTTCATTGCGCTCAAGCGTTGCCGCCAGATGATTAAAGTCTTTTGCGAGCTGCCCCAACTCATCTTGCTGGTCCACATGGGTACGGGTCTCGTAACGACCTGCAATCAACTGCTGAGTTGCATCGGCCAAGCGGCGAACCGGTGCAAGAAACAGCCGAGCGAGCATCAATGCAGCGATGATCGCAACAATTGCTGCACCGAGCATAATCAGTAAACTCGACTTACGTTGCTGAGCCAAAAACTTCTGTTCAGCAGGCATTGCTCGTCTTTCACGCGGAGAAACTGCAAGCCAGCCTACGGGATTAGAATGAAAGAGGATAGGATAACGATGCGAGGCTTGAGAGAGATCGGTCTTACCCGCGATCACAACGCCTTTCTCATCGAGTAAACTCCAATGGGCAAAACGTCTGGAGCGATAATCCGAATTTGGTTGTGGACGTTTAAACTCTGCGGGATGTTGTACGCCCTCAGGAGATTTCTTCGGCTCGGCTTTAGCAGCCGCTGCATCATGGATATCCTGAAGTGTTTTTTTCTCAGACTCACTTACCAGACCTTTGAGCTGGTCACCAAAGGAAGGATCCATGGGTTGCCTGTTATTCAGCCCTCGCCAGATGCCGTCAGAACGCAGAATATCCCGCCATAGTTCGGGCTTATTACGAATAAAATCCCAACTGCCTTTATCATCATAAAGATCAGCAAGCGTCACCGACATCGCTTGTGCACGCTGATCATCCTGCTGTTCATTAAAGGCATTAAAACTATGACGCAGACTCCACGTCATGGCCCCACCCATTGCAAAAATGACCAGCGCACTAATGCCCAGAATGGCTATAAACAACTTGGTGGTGATGGCTATCCGCATGATAACCCTACCCGTAATTCCTTGATCATTGTACTCACGTCATTCAATTTTAAGGCTTTGAAGCATAGTATGCGAGGCAAATCCTGCATTCAAGTTGTGCGATGTATCCTTGTCAGCATAGACTAGGGTCTTTCGTGACATGAATTTTAAAAATAAAGGCAGGGAACCTATGATCATCAAACGCCTCGATCCAGACGCTGATGAAGCACAAATGATTATCACGCAGTCTGATGCCTATATGGCCAGCCTCTACCCCAGCGAGAGTAATCATCTGGCCAGTACCCATGCGCTTAAACAATCCAATGTACTGTTCCTCGGCGCTTATGTTCTAAACCCTGCTCAAGAAGAGAAACTCGCAGGATGCGGCGCAGTACGAATCCGCATGGATGATGGACACTATGGGGAAATTAAACGTCTGTTTGTCTTTGAGGAATACCGTGGTCTTGGGATTTCAAAAGAAATCATGTGTGCCCTTGAGTCCTCCCTGATTGATCAGGAAATCTGGATTGCCCGCTTAGAAACGGGGGTCAAACAGCCCGAAGCCATCGCACTTTATCAGAAAATCGGTTATATAGAGCGAGGTCCATTTGCGAGCTATCTACCTGACCCCCTGAGCTTATTTATGGAAAAAACGCTATCGCCCCATGCGCTATAGACCGTTCCATACGATACGTTTCGAGATAGGCCATCGAAACTTCACCTAAAATCCATAATCGATACTGGACATCAGTTGCGATTCATTCCAATAATGCATGATCATTTCTGACCTGACTGGCTATGTCTTCGATCACTCCTCCCGCAACGACTAAAAGAATCCTGTTGGTTGAAGATGACCCAGCCATTGCTGAACCACTCATTTATGCGCTGCAACGCGAAGGCTGGTTGGTCAATTGGGTCACGCTTGCCGCACAGGCCTTAGATCGACAAGCAGCGACACCACACGACTTTATGATTCTGGATGTCGGACTTCCTGATATGGATGGCTTTGATCTATGCCGTGCCATCCGGAAACAGTGGAGCACTCCGCTGCTCTTCCTCACCGCACGCAGTGAGGAAATCGAACGTATCATTGGTCTTGAGATTGGCGCCGATGATTACTGTGCAAAACCCTTTAGCCCGCGTGAAATTATCTCCCGTATTAAGGTCATCTGGCGACGGATGCAGAGTCCAGAGGTCGCACCTAGCCAGATGACCTCAAGTCCAGAACCTGTGCCGGACATAGAGCAACTGATTGCTTGGGGACCCTGGCACTTGAATCTGCTGACCTTTCATGTGCTTTATCACGCGCAGCCCTTGAGCCTAACCCGCTATGAACTCCGCTTACTGGAAGTGTTGTTGAGACACCCTGAGCGCGTCTGGAGCCGTAACCAGCTGATGCAAGCGGCATGGGAGCACCCGGATCATAGTTTAGAGCGCACCATCGACAGCCATATAAAAACTTTGCGTCAGAAGCTACGTGCGATTGATCCCATCGACCCAATTCAGACCCATCGGGGATTGGGTTATAGCTTAAGTCGTTCATCAGCAGATTAACGATGCTTGTCTATAATCGCAGGACGCGCAGCGGAGTACACCCATGTCGATCTTTTTAAGAATCTGGCTGGCTTTTGCCATCGTGCTGTTGGTCGGTAGTTACTTTACTTTAAGCGCCATGCAAAACCAAATTAAGCCAAGTGTGCGACAGGTTGTTGAAGAAATACTCGCTGACAATGCCAATATCATCGCCACGTTGATTGCAACTGACGTCGCTAACGGTCAAGTCCAGACCCCTGAATTTCAGCAAAAGATGCAGCAAATTCTGAGTCGCAAACTGGACGCCAAAATCTGGAATCAACAAAAAGATAACATCAGCCAGCAGCTTTATATCACCGATAGCAAAGGCGTGGTGCTCTACGACTCGCAAGGTCTTGCCGTGGGCCATGATTATTCCCGCTGGAATGATGTCTATCTGACGCTGCGCGGTCACTATGGTGTGCGCTCAACGCGTACTAACCCCAATGATGCCAGTACCTCTACCATGTATGTTGCCGCACCGATCCTCTGGCAAGGACAACTCATCGGTGTGCTTTCACTGGCAAAACCCGGAATATCAGTACAACCCTATATCGACCGTGCACAACATGAAATGATGTTTAGGGCGGTGTGGATTGTACTGTTGTCCTTGATTGTCAGTGGCGGTGTGGCATGGTGGCTGCGACATGGTATTGAACAAGTACGACGCTATGCCTTGGCGTTTACACCCAGATCTGCCACTGAGTCGCATTCACAAGATTCTGGCTATGCGCCCAGTAAGCCTGCTAAACCATTACGCTTTTGGATTGCCCGTGAGCTCAACGATCTGACCAAAACCATTGATGACATGCGCGAGGCTCTGGCAGGTAAGGCCTATGTCGAAAACTATGTCCATACCCTCACCCATGAGCTCAAAAGTCCGCTGACCGCAATCGCCGCCAGCGCCGAACTCTTGCAAGATGATTTACCGACTACGGATCGTCTGCGTTTTGCCAAGAACATTCATGAACAGACCGAGCGCCTGCAACTGCTGATCGAGCGCCTACTTTTACTCACCCGATTAGAGAAACAGCAGGATCATCTGGAACAACCTCTTGATCGACAACCAGTCTTACTCATCGAGCAGTTTAAGCAATTGCTGCATGAGCGCAGCGCCCTGATCGAAACACGGCAATTGCAGATCACGCAGGATATTCCCAATAACACCACGCTCAATGCCGAGCCTTTCTGGTTAGGTCAGGCCTTGGGTAATCTTTTGGATAATGCCATTGATTTCACGCCGCAGGGTGGTCGCATTCTGATCAGTGCCGGCCTTGCCACAGATCAGGAGCATAGCCTACGGATTCAAATCCAGAATGATGGTCAAGCGATTCCCGACTATGCGTTGCCACAAGTCTTTGATCGTTACTTCTCATTGCCTAGGCCCGGCAGTGGACGTAAAAGTACGGGAATCGGTCTAACGCTGGTGCGTGAGGTGATGGCGCTGCATCAAGGCTATGCGCAGATTGAGAATATTGCGAACGGCGTATTGGTCAGTCTGTACTTTAAACAAACTTAGGGAATAGCGTAGAGGCGTTGATTTTTATGAGAGTTCAACACCTCTAAACATTTGCAATCTACCAGTAATTCTCAACCGCGATATTGCCTACCCCACGACGATTCATGGTCAAGCCACGGGCTTTTAAGGCATTGCGCGTATCGTCCACCATTTGCGGATTGCCGCATAACATCACATGACTACTCTCGGGACGGAGTTCTACCCCAGCGGCCTCTTCCAATCGACCTGATGCAATCAATGTTGGCAATCGCTGGTGCAGTGGATAGTTAGAATCACGCGTCACAATGGGCAGGAATTGAAAACTGGCACCACCTTCATCACGGAATAGCTCGGGGAGCGCATTGATCTCGGTGACATACGCCAGTTCTTCCAACGTACGGACACTGTAGGCCAAAACAATATGCCGATAGCTCTGCCAGACTGTAAAGTCTTGCAAGATCGATAGAAATGGCGCAAGCCCTGTTCCGGTTGCCAGCAGCCAGAGGTCTTGTGGCAAAGGCTCCTGATAGCGTGCAAGCGTCAGATACCCGTAAGGGATACGTTCAAGCAGTAATTGATCACCGGCCTTTAAAAACTGCAACTTTGAGGTGAATGCACCATCCGCCACCACAATGGAGAAAAACTCCAGCTCTTCGGCAAAGGGCGATGACACCACAGAATAGGCACGGACTATCGGTGCTGCATCTGGGACTTCAATGCCAATGCGAGCAAACTGTCCGGCGTCAAAACGAAAATGGGCAGGACGCGTCATAACAAAGCTAAATAGAGTTGGGCTCCAACGACGTACGCTCAGGACGGTTTCTCTGGTGTATTTCTCGCTCAGGGCATCCACCACAGGCGCACTTACTCCCTCATCACTCACGCAAATATCTCCCCAACGGACTTTAACTGACTTAACTGACTGGGCCTATCTCACCTGCCAACATGGTAGCATGTCGCTTGCTTAAAGTGATTCATCAACTTGATTGAGATTGATCCATGCGTATGACCTTGCGCCAGCTTGCCGTTTTTGTTGCCATTGCCCAAGAGGGAACCGTTACCCGCGCCAGTGAAGCCGTGCGCCTCACCCAAAGCGCCGCCAGTATGGCGCTGTCCGACCTTGAAAATGGCATCGAGTCCCCCTTATTTGATCGTCAGGGCAAGCGTCTGCATTTAAATGATTTAGGACGCTATCTTCTGCCCCAAGCACTAGAAATTTTAGGTCGTGCGGAAGCATTTGAACAAGCAGCGCGTGGTGAGCTACAAACCGTTGATCTGCGTCTCGGCTCAACGCTCACCATCAGTGACTATCTAATGCCTGACCTGATGGCGGGTTTCTTGCTGAAGAAACCCGATGCACACCTGCGCCTGCAAGTGGGCAACACTCGCCAGATTATCGAAGCAGTCAGCCAGTTCCAACTGGATTTGGGATTGATTGAAGGCTCATGTAACCTCCCGCAGTTGCAAGCAATTCCATGGGGGGCGGATGAACTGGCGGTGTGCAGCGCGCCAACCCATCCCCTAGCGATCAAACAGCAGCACACAGCACTTCATCTTGATGACTTCCGAGATGCTGACTGGATCGTACGTGAGGAAGGCTCAGGTACCCGCGAGGTCTTTGATAAGATCGTGTTGAATGATCTACCGGATGCCCGCTTACGCCTGACATTGGGTCATAATGAAGCGATTCTAAAAGTGGTGGCTGGTGGGATTGGCATTGGCTGTGTATCGCGTCTTGCCGTTGAACCGATGATTGATGCAGGTCAATTGGTGGTATTGAATACACCGTTCTGGATGTTGATTCGCCCGTTCTTCTTGCTGGTACATCGTCAGAAGTATCAAGGACCAGGTATGAAGGCGTTTATGACGTATTGCCAAGAATCAATTTAACACAAAAAAAATGGGCAATAAAAAACCAGACATCGCGTCTGGTTTTTTATTATTTAAGCCTAATTTAGGTTTAGAAGCGTGCCATCGCAGCCAGTGCCAAGAGTGGCGCAGGATAGACCCCGAGGATCAACACCAGCAGAGAGCATAAGAGCACGACCACCCCACCCGCTTGCGTGCCCCAGTTGCCTTGCGCATCCAGCCCTTTGGTTTTGGCAGGAGTCATATAGAGCACGACCAATACACGCAAGTAGTAGTACAAGCCGATTGCACTACCCAAGATCACCACGGCAAGCAGATACCATGCACCGCCAGTGGTCGCAGAGAGGATCACGAAGAACTTCCCGATAAAACCAGCAGTCAGTGGAATACCAGCGAGTGACAGCATCATCACGGTCAGTACCGCAGTCAGTACCGGACGACGCCAGAACAAACCACGATAATCTGCCAAAGACTCCGCTTCATCGCCGTCATAAGGGCTCGACATCAAGGCCACTACACCAAAAGCACCAATCGTGGTCAGCACATAAGCGACCAAGTAGATATTGACAGTCGGTAAGCTTGCAGTACCTGCAACCACGATCGCAATCAGGATGTAACCCAAGTGCGCGATAGATGAATAACCTAGCAGACGCTTGATGTTAACCTGACGTACAGCCAATAAGTTACCAATGATCACGGACAATACTGCAATGACGGTCAGGACGATACGTGTCCCTTCCATCGCCAGTGCACCACTGCTGAACAAGAAGCGCAGGAGCAATGCCAAAACTGCGACTTTGCTGACCGTCGCCAAAAATGTGGCAACGGGTGCAGGCGCACCTTGATAGACATCGGGTGTCCAACGATGGAACGGCACCAATGACAATTTAAAAGAAACACCCACCAAAATCAGGCCAACACCCGTCACTGCAAGCGGCGCATGTAAGGTGCGCACCAAGACTTCGCCCAATTGACGGAAATCCAGTGTGCCGCTGTAAGCATACAAGAAAGCCATACCCATCAGGATCGATGCAGAAGCCGTTGCGGATAGCACCATATACTTGATGCCTGACTCCAACGCTTTGCTGCGCTCGTGGGTATACGCGAGCAATCCATAAGTTGGTACAGAAAGTAGTTCAAGACCGATAAAGAAAGAGGTCATGTTCTGCGCACAAACCAGCAGCATACCGCCTGCGATTGCAATCAACAGCAGAATATACAGCTCTTCTTTATTATCTTTATAGTCATGAATGTAGGCATGGGCCAAGGTACAGCACGCCAAACCTGCAATCAGGATCAGAATAATATAGAACTGTGCAAAACCATCCACCACGAACAGCGAGTTAATCGCATTGATTGCAGCGACTTTGCCCGTCACAAATTGCTCAGGCAGAAAGTCTAATTGGATAAATTCTTTAATCCCGAAACTTTGATCAGGACCTAATTGGAAATAACGACGCAGCACTTCCATCGGAATAATTTGCAAACGATGGACCGCAGGTAAGAACACCGATAACAGCGCCGCATTCAGACCAATCACCGTCACCGTCGCACTGAGGTTATGGTGACGCTTAATCGCAATCAGCAGCATTACTAAAACGGAGGTCAAACTGACAATAAAGACTGGCATTAAAGGCAGAAAATCGACCAAATTGAGTTCATTCGTCATGGCTTAGTGAACTCCCGTGCCAGTTGTTGTCGGTAAAGCTGGAACTGCTGCTGGAAACAGTGGCGAAGTAAACGAATTACTGATCCATTGCATGGTTTGATTCGAAGTATCCAAAACAGTTTGAGGATACAAGCCGAG comes from the Aquirhabdus parva genome and includes:
- the creB gene encoding two-component system response regulator CreB; the protein is MSSITPPATTKRILLVEDDPAIAEPLIYALQREGWLVNWVTLAAQALDRQAATPHDFMILDVGLPDMDGFDLCRAIRKQWSTPLLFLTARSEEIERIIGLEIGADDYCAKPFSPREIISRIKVIWRRMQSPEVAPSQMTSSPEPVPDIEQLIAWGPWHLNLLTFHVLYHAQPLSLTRYELRLLEVLLRHPERVWSRNQLMQAAWEHPDHSLERTIDSHIKTLRQKLRAIDPIDPIQTHRGLGYSLSRSSAD
- the creC gene encoding two-component system sensor histidine kinase CreC — protein: MSIFLRIWLAFAIVLLVGSYFTLSAMQNQIKPSVRQVVEEILADNANIIATLIATDVANGQVQTPEFQQKMQQILSRKLDAKIWNQQKDNISQQLYITDSKGVVLYDSQGLAVGHDYSRWNDVYLTLRGHYGVRSTRTNPNDASTSTMYVAAPILWQGQLIGVLSLAKPGISVQPYIDRAQHEMMFRAVWIVLLSLIVSGGVAWWLRHGIEQVRRYALAFTPRSATESHSQDSGYAPSKPAKPLRFWIARELNDLTKTIDDMREALAGKAYVENYVHTLTHELKSPLTAIAASAELLQDDLPTTDRLRFAKNIHEQTERLQLLIERLLLLTRLEKQQDHLEQPLDRQPVLLIEQFKQLLHERSALIETRQLQITQDIPNNTTLNAEPFWLGQALGNLLDNAIDFTPQGGRILISAGLATDQEHSLRIQIQNDGQAIPDYALPQVFDRYFSLPRPGSGRKSTGIGLTLVREVMALHQGYAQIENIANGVLVSLYFKQT
- a CDS encoding response regulator, yielding MTEKKALVLVVEDEPKLAQVLIDYLTANDYATHWISDGRDVAKFYSEHAKADQPDLVLLDLMLPGRDGLDVCKDLRRISQVPIIMITARVEEIDRLIGLEIGADDYICKPFSPREVMARVKAILRRIPHGDQGIKTTGLTHFPQLQLDEARFEARYHDQLLELTPAEFRLLKTLADAPGRVFQRDQLINHVYDDQRIITDRTIDSHIKNLRKKMAVVAPEDVIRSIYGVGYKLEL
- a CDS encoding EF-hand domain-containing protein; amino-acid sequence: MSTFISKQLSKKQLSKQPSFKHSLIAAVVIGCGGLSMASWADDSAASAAVATASASVAPAAKPELTSEQRKAWHEQHKAEREQQRTQRRTELFNLADTNKDGTVSLQEWLAFKPPRPEHRFEGHRGGPDQGRPDERPEHAGDQPPPPPEADRGAKHLAEWLQKVDANHDNQISLAEAQSNAPFIAKHFNEIDTDHNGLISQDELKAYHEAQKAKWDAKRIEMRTEAFKKADTNHDGQLTLAEWLAFKPHHGGFWHHLWGRLFGHEHHHGGDDRGPWRDRGDWFKKIDTNGDGQISLSEAQANAPKIAQHFNEIDTDHNGQISQDELHAFFKNQHAKTSS
- the prpB gene encoding methylisocitrate lyase; protein product: MSTSSAGKRFREALAAEKPLQIMGTVNAYAAMMATQVGYKAIYLSGAGVANYSYGLPDLGITSLEDVLIDARRITSVVDTPLLVDIDTGWGGAFNIGRTVKEMIRAGVAAVHIEDQVAQKRCGHRPNKEIVTKGEMVDRVKAAVDAKTDSDFVIMARTDSLQAEGLQGVIDRACAFVEAGADAIFAEAMTDITMYKKVCDAVKVPVLANITEFGDTPYYTVEQLREQDIAMVLYPLSGTRAMQKAALAVFEAVRKEGTQVNVLDLMQKRVDLYKFLDYYSYEDKLDALFKSEK
- a CDS encoding GNAT family N-acetyltransferase, which codes for MIIKRLDPDADEAQMIITQSDAYMASLYPSESNHLASTHALKQSNVLFLGAYVLNPAQEEKLAGCGAVRIRMDDGHYGEIKRLFVFEEYRGLGISKEIMCALESSLIDQEIWIARLETGVKQPEAIALYQKIGYIERGPFASYLPDPLSLFMEKTLSPHAL
- a CDS encoding ferredoxin--NADP reductase, with the protein product MSEKYTRETVLSVRRWSPTLFSFVMTRPAHFRFDAGQFARIGIEVPDAAPIVRAYSVVSSPFAEELEFFSIVVADGAFTSKLQFLKAGDQLLLERIPYGYLTLARYQEPLPQDLWLLATGTGLAPFLSILQDFTVWQSYRHIVLAYSVRTLEELAYVTEINALPELFRDEGGASFQFLPIVTRDSNYPLHQRLPTLIASGRLEEAAGVELRPESSHVMLCGNPQMVDDTRNALKARGLTMNRRGVGNIAVENYW
- the prpC gene encoding bifunctional 2-methylcitrate synthase/citrate synthase, with the translated sequence MAEAKVLSGAGLRGQVAGKTALSTVGKEGAGLTYRGYDVRDLAEHCEFEEVAYLIFFGELPTAAQLAAYKAKLKTLRGLPQALKTVLENIPKEAHPMDVMRTGASMLGNLETELSFAEQQDATDRLLAAFPSIITYWYRFSHDGVRIETETDDDSIGSHFLHLLKGEKPNALHAQTMNVSLILYAEHEFNASTFTARVCASTLSDMHSCVTAAIGSLRGPLHGGANEAAMDMIEKFTSPDHAEQEMLAMLARKDKIMGFGHAIYKDNDPRNGIIKQWSEKLAADVGDTVLYPVSVRCEEVMWREKKLFCNADFFHASAYHFMGIPTKLFTPIFVISRLTGWAAHVMEQRADNRIIRPSAEYTGPELRKVTPIAARG
- a CDS encoding ATP-binding protein, producing MRIAITTKLFIAILGISALVIFAMGGAMTWSLRHSFNAFNEQQDDQRAQAMSVTLADLYDDKGSWDFIRNKPELWRDILRSDGIWRGLNNRQPMDPSFGDQLKGLVSESEKKTLQDIHDAAAAKAEPKKSPEGVQHPAEFKRPQPNSDYRSRRFAHWSLLDEKGVVIAGKTDLSQASHRYPILFHSNPVGWLAVSPRERRAMPAEQKFLAQQRKSSLLIMLGAAIVAIIAALMLARLFLAPVRRLADATQQLIAGRYETRTHVDQQDELGQLAKDFNHLAATLERNEKMRRDFVADISHELRTPLAILKGELEAIQDGIRKPDVAAMSSLLSETQALSQLVDDLYQLSLSDVGGLRYQMQEMDINACLHHVISLFQERFKQKQLTLYVLQPDQPVLLYGDERRLTQLFKNLFENTLRYTDPNGQVKFTVRRTDHGVHISLQDSAPGVSDEELPQLFERLYRVESSRNRATGGAGLGLPLCQTIVEAHGGTIQAKHSPLGGIWIDIVLPNENPALEGKSDD